Proteins encoded within one genomic window of Haloferax volcanii DS2:
- a CDS encoding carbohydrate ABC transporter permease, with translation MATSSGRGLVSHDTQKRLQRIAVYLTALLISVFTIIPVYVMVVIAIQSPATTFAGGRVNLLPTEPSLRNFLVLLGSTDTVRYFVNSLVVTLGSTVLSTTIAVAAGYGLTRFDFTGKSLAARAVLFSYMFSPIVLAIPLYVVFSTLGLLNSHFALTLALTAISAPFCIWLMWQYFQTVPIALEESAWVRGASRWRTVRDVVLPVARPGYISAAIFAFAVAWNDFTMARVVMSRDEMYTITVGASLFLDRVSIGWGETMAVSLLISIPPFLIALFLQRYLLQGFSVGGLE, from the coding sequence ATGGCGACGTCCTCCGGTCGCGGCCTCGTCTCCCACGACACCCAGAAACGCCTCCAGCGAATCGCCGTCTACCTGACGGCGCTTCTCATCTCGGTGTTCACCATCATCCCGGTGTACGTGATGGTGGTCATCGCCATCCAGTCGCCGGCGACGACGTTCGCCGGCGGGCGGGTGAACCTGCTGCCCACCGAGCCGTCGCTCCGGAACTTCCTCGTCCTCCTCGGGTCGACCGACACGGTCCGGTACTTCGTCAACAGCCTCGTCGTCACGCTCGGGTCGACCGTCCTCTCGACGACTATCGCGGTCGCGGCGGGCTACGGCCTGACGCGCTTCGACTTCACCGGGAAGTCGCTGGCGGCGCGGGCGGTGCTGTTCTCGTACATGTTCAGCCCCATCGTCCTCGCCATCCCGCTGTACGTCGTCTTCTCGACGCTCGGCCTGCTCAACAGCCACTTCGCGCTCACCCTCGCGCTGACGGCCATCTCCGCGCCGTTCTGCATCTGGCTGATGTGGCAGTACTTCCAGACCGTCCCCATCGCGCTCGAAGAGTCCGCGTGGGTCCGCGGCGCGAGTCGCTGGCGCACCGTCAGAGACGTGGTCCTGCCGGTCGCCCGGCCCGGCTACATCTCCGCGGCCATCTTCGCGTTCGCCGTCGCGTGGAACGACTTCACCATGGCGCGCGTCGTGATGAGCCGCGACGAGATGTACACCATCACCGTCGGCGCGTCGCTGTTCTTGGACCGCGTCAGCATCGGCTGGGGCGAGACGATGGCCGTCTCGCTTCTCATCTCGATTCCGCCGTTCCTCATCGCACTGTTCCTGCAACGATACCTCCTCCAGGGCTTCAGCGTTGGAGGCCTCGAATAA
- a CDS encoding carbohydrate ABC transporter permease, which produces MSTALKSRLEAAGSALRERDVDGTTLLLAACFVPMLAFFVVVWVIPIVYALGMSLFASPVRSPEFVGLGNYAELLGNGAFWGFLWNSVVYAVATTGLSLVIGLGLALVINQRIRGGDALRTLMIFPYLLPTLVVIFMWKFILDPNIGILNQFLVDAGLIDKPIAFFSTLEFAMPAVVVTSVWKFASFAFFILLARLQAIDPDLYERARVEGATTWQAFRDITFPHLRGAILIILLVRGIWMFNKFDIIYLSTRGGPLQQTTTLPIRVYQLAFSEVNFGMATALAGVMFFLLAGVAVVYFRAFAPEKEVA; this is translated from the coding sequence ATGAGTACGGCCCTCAAATCGCGGTTGGAAGCCGCCGGGTCGGCCCTCCGAGAGCGCGACGTGGACGGCACGACGCTCCTGTTGGCGGCGTGTTTCGTCCCGATGCTCGCGTTCTTCGTCGTGGTCTGGGTCATCCCCATCGTCTACGCGCTCGGGATGAGCCTGTTCGCGTCGCCGGTGCGGAGCCCCGAGTTCGTCGGCCTCGGCAACTACGCCGAACTCCTCGGTAACGGCGCGTTCTGGGGCTTCCTCTGGAACAGCGTCGTCTACGCGGTGGCGACGACGGGGCTGAGCCTCGTCATCGGGCTGGGGCTCGCGCTCGTCATCAATCAGCGCATCCGCGGCGGCGACGCCCTGCGGACGCTGATGATTTTCCCGTACCTCCTGCCGACGCTCGTTGTCATCTTCATGTGGAAGTTCATCCTCGACCCCAACATCGGGATTCTGAACCAGTTCCTCGTCGACGCCGGGCTCATCGACAAACCCATCGCGTTCTTCTCGACCCTGGAGTTCGCCATGCCGGCGGTCGTCGTCACGAGCGTCTGGAAGTTCGCCAGCTTCGCCTTCTTCATCCTGCTCGCGCGCTTGCAGGCCATCGACCCCGACCTCTACGAACGGGCGCGGGTCGAGGGCGCGACGACGTGGCAGGCGTTCCGCGACATCACCTTTCCGCACCTCCGCGGCGCGATTCTCATCATCCTCCTCGTCAGGGGCATCTGGATGTTCAACAAGTTCGACATCATCTACCTCTCGACCCGCGGCGGCCCGCTCCAGCAGACGACGACGCTCCCGATTCGCGTCTACCAACTCGCGTTCAGCGAGGTGAACTTCGGCATGGCGACGGCGCTCGCCGGCGTCATGTTCTTCCTCCTCGCCGGCGTCGCGGTGGTCTACTTCCGGGCGTTCGCCCCCGAAAAGGAGGTGGCGTGA
- a CDS encoding ABC transporter substrate-binding protein, which yields MTTAGCLGGGGGDSNEPIRYLSDRGDSKDVMDEIIAEFEEETDHTVEMIYTAKGTSSDAEMQKMVAAGNPPDLLFDTSTDAYRLQRDGVLAPVTGAVQDNDLPDPVTVGGESYFAAAMVEPLMGWYRNDVYSELPASWSEWVEAAGEVSANESMEGYVVQSGQTNNADTQMTQYLWQNDVEIYGGPSDGIEVRLDDDDNRQAAVETFEWVQSMAEHSPNGSGWAWGDAIGALQQENAAAIASVGGLPILTIQANRPDLVENLSPMPFPVPSGAAQDKWWAYMEGHLVRNDGQNTEGAQAFVDFFTSSSRFFDFVLSAPLFQFPPTREQLDAPEVTENEVIQQHPDVMNLVRDNWDAFTSVLATGDDGAPNIVAADAYSEQLFGQAADQLLVGGLTPDETVDWLAEQLRGLQ from the coding sequence GTGACGACGGCTGGCTGTCTCGGCGGCGGTGGCGGCGACTCCAACGAGCCGATTCGATACCTCTCGGACCGCGGCGACTCGAAGGACGTGATGGACGAAATCATCGCCGAGTTCGAGGAGGAGACCGACCACACGGTCGAGATGATTTACACGGCGAAGGGGACCTCCTCGGACGCCGAGATGCAGAAGATGGTCGCCGCGGGCAACCCGCCGGACCTGCTTTTCGACACCTCGACGGACGCGTATCGACTTCAGCGCGACGGCGTCCTCGCGCCGGTCACGGGGGCCGTCCAAGATAACGACCTCCCTGACCCGGTCACCGTCGGCGGCGAGTCGTACTTCGCGGCCGCGATGGTCGAACCGCTCATGGGCTGGTACCGAAACGACGTGTACTCGGAGTTGCCCGCGTCGTGGAGCGAGTGGGTCGAGGCCGCTGGCGAGGTGTCGGCCAACGAGTCGATGGAGGGTTACGTCGTCCAGTCGGGCCAGACGAACAACGCCGACACCCAGATGACGCAGTACCTCTGGCAGAACGACGTGGAGATTTACGGCGGCCCCTCCGACGGCATCGAGGTCAGACTCGACGACGACGACAACCGACAGGCGGCCGTCGAGACGTTCGAGTGGGTCCAGTCGATGGCCGAGCACTCGCCGAACGGCTCGGGGTGGGCGTGGGGCGACGCCATCGGCGCGCTCCAACAGGAGAACGCCGCGGCCATCGCCAGCGTCGGCGGCCTCCCCATCCTCACGATTCAGGCCAACCGCCCCGACCTCGTCGAGAACCTCAGTCCGATGCCGTTCCCCGTGCCGAGCGGGGCGGCGCAGGACAAGTGGTGGGCGTACATGGAGGGTCACCTCGTCCGCAACGACGGCCAGAACACCGAGGGCGCGCAGGCGTTCGTCGACTTCTTCACGAGTTCGTCGCGCTTCTTCGACTTCGTGCTCTCCGCGCCGCTGTTCCAGTTCCCGCCGACGCGGGAGCAACTCGACGCGCCCGAGGTGACCGAAAACGAGGTCATCCAACAGCACCCCGACGTGATGAATCTCGTCCGCGACAACTGGGACGCCTTCACGAGCGTCCTCGCGACGGGCGACGACGGCGCGCCGAACATCGTCGCGGCCGACGCGTACAGCGAACAGCTCTTCGGACAGGCCGCGGACCAGCTTCTCGTCGGCGGGCTCACGCCCGACGAGACGGTCGACTGGCTGGCCGAGCAACTCCGCGGGTTGCAATGA
- a CDS encoding helix-turn-helix domain-containing protein, with protein MLRATILLELNEDYVLSHVSDLVDGPVVVTNCEVLGETDIRFVVDAGEHRDEMADRLAASEAVSDLELVGDDQLLITKRPSGALPVIRENHGMLQRMSQFYGRSRVFDVVVFRRADLKAIISGLRSLGTVELRRLKPFVGPSTRLSKRQAEVVGYALERGYYDWPRGVTVEEIAAAFEVSRPTVLEHLRRAEKKLLSDALADATTPANPDST; from the coding sequence ATGCTTCGCGCGACCATCCTCCTCGAACTGAACGAGGATTACGTGCTGTCGCACGTGAGCGACCTCGTCGACGGGCCGGTCGTCGTGACGAACTGCGAGGTGCTCGGCGAGACGGACATCCGCTTCGTCGTCGACGCCGGGGAGCACCGCGACGAGATGGCCGACCGGCTCGCCGCCAGCGAGGCCGTCAGCGACCTCGAACTCGTCGGCGACGACCAACTGCTCATCACCAAGCGGCCGTCCGGCGCGCTCCCCGTCATCCGAGAGAACCATGGGATGCTCCAGCGGATGAGCCAGTTCTACGGTCGCTCGCGCGTCTTCGACGTGGTCGTCTTCCGCCGGGCCGACCTCAAGGCTATCATCTCGGGCCTCCGGTCGCTCGGCACCGTCGAACTCCGGCGGCTGAAACCCTTCGTCGGCCCCTCGACGCGGCTCTCGAAGCGGCAGGCCGAGGTCGTCGGCTACGCGCTCGAACGCGGCTACTACGACTGGCCGCGGGGCGTCACGGTCGAGGAAATCGCGGCGGCGTTTGAGGTGAGCAGACCGACCGTGTTGGAACACCTCCGACGGGCCGAAAAGAAACTCCTCAGCGACGCGCTCGCCGACGCGACGACGCCCGCGAACCCCGACAGCACCTGA
- a CDS encoding universal stress protein, whose amino-acid sequence MYERILLPVYESTSSSAVLHHASELAHWDDAEIRLLFVADTTRDSVTVVGNDVVDALEREGESVVDEAAETLQNLGVDYSTDVVQGNPAPTIVEYAEEYDYDLVVMPTHGREGISRQLRGSVTEKVVRLSDRPVLTARMKPDEELTFPYDRILIPTDGSRSTKRATSHGLALAAELDATVHVLSVVDDSALGFDVRSMLSGEESERGANEAISKVVEEANEHGVTKLAETIEHGSPSEAIREYVEGNDIHAVVMGTTGRSGVDRILLGSVAEQTVRSAPVPVITVSPDEE is encoded by the coding sequence ATGTACGAGCGCATCCTCCTGCCCGTCTACGAGAGCACGTCGTCGAGCGCGGTTCTCCACCACGCCAGCGAACTCGCCCACTGGGACGACGCGGAGATACGACTGCTCTTCGTCGCCGACACGACCCGCGACAGCGTCACCGTGGTCGGGAACGACGTGGTCGACGCGCTCGAACGCGAGGGCGAGAGCGTCGTCGACGAGGCGGCGGAGACGCTCCAAAACCTCGGCGTCGATTACTCGACGGACGTGGTACAAGGCAACCCCGCACCGACCATCGTCGAGTACGCCGAGGAGTACGACTACGACCTCGTCGTGATGCCGACCCACGGTCGGGAGGGTATCTCGCGACAGCTTCGCGGGAGCGTCACGGAGAAGGTCGTCCGCCTGTCGGACCGGCCGGTGCTCACCGCCCGCATGAAGCCCGACGAGGAGCTGACGTTCCCCTACGACCGCATCCTCATCCCGACCGACGGGAGTCGCTCGACGAAGCGGGCGACGAGCCACGGACTCGCGCTCGCCGCCGAACTCGACGCGACGGTCCACGTCCTCTCGGTCGTCGACGACTCCGCGCTCGGGTTCGACGTGCGGTCGATGCTCTCCGGCGAGGAGAGCGAGCGCGGCGCGAACGAGGCGATTTCGAAGGTCGTCGAGGAGGCGAACGAACACGGCGTCACGAAGCTCGCGGAAACCATCGAACACGGCTCGCCGAGCGAGGCGATTCGGGAGTACGTCGAAGGTAACGACATCCACGCCGTCGTCATGGGGACGACCGGGCGGAGCGGCGTCGACAGAATTCTCCTCGGGAGCGTCGCCGAGCAGACGGTTCGGAGCGCCCCGGTTCCCGTCATCACGGTGTCACCCGACGAGGAGTGA